From a region of the Carassius auratus strain Wakin chromosome 31, ASM336829v1, whole genome shotgun sequence genome:
- the LOC113050219 gene encoding matrilin-4-like isoform X7, whose protein sequence is MIRALVYIGVLIAIMAVTEARPNSAEPKCKSGPVDLVFIIDGSRSVRPHEFETMRKFMIDIIHEMDIGLEATRVGVVQYSSQVQNVFSLKAFSKTAEMVKAINEIIPLAQGTMTGLAIRYAMNVAFSAEQGARPNVPHVAVIVTDGRPQDRVAEVAAAARESGIEIYAIGVARADMTSLRAMASPPFEDHVFLVESFDLIHQFGLQFQDKLCGMDLCLESDHGCEHICESSPGSYHCLCLPGYTLHEDGKTCTPIDLCAEGKHDCEQICIASPGSFTCDCNTGYTLNDDKRTCKMIDYCSFGNDSCEHECVSVLNGFNCRCDEGYSLNDDLKTCTMIDYCSFGNDSCEHECVSVLQSFYCQCREGYTLNEDETTCTMIDYCSFGNDSCEHECVSVLNGFNCRCNEGYSLNDDMKTCTMIDYCSFGNDSCEHECVSVLKGFHCQCNDGYTLNDDKKTCTMIDYCSFGNDSCEHECVSVLKGFYCRCKDGYTLNDDKKTCTMIDYCSFGNHSCDHHCVSVLNGFYCRCDEGYTLQEDRKTCQSDNLCNTVEHGCEYQCVSTPGSYHCICLEGHVLQDDGKTCGTCRSSNIDLVLLIDGSKSVRPQNFELVKQFVNQVVDQLDVSPKGTRVGLVQYSSRVRTEFPLSMFQTKEEIKKAVMNVEYMEKGTMTGLALKHMVENSFSEADGARPAEKNIPRVGLVFTDGRSQDDIQDWAKKAKEAGITMYAVGVGKAVEDELREIASEPVEKHFFYSADFTAISQIAENLKLNVCPAESQGEIEVKDPCACESLVEFQQVTMSTLDQLNQKLSAMTKRLEVLESQLLTRK, encoded by the exons ATGATACGTGCGTTGGTGTACATTGGTGTGCTGATAGCCATAATGGCTGTGACAGAAGCAAGGCCTAACTCAG CTGAACCAAAGTGTAAATCAGGACCGGTCGACCTTGTGTTTATCATTGATGGCTCCCGCAGCGTTCGTCCCCATGAGTTTGAGACAATGCGCAAGTTCATGATAGACATCATCCATGAGATGGACATTGGCCTGGAAGCTACAAGAGTTGGTGTGGTCCAATACTCCAGTCAAGTCCAGAATGTGTTCTCCCTCAAAGCCTTCAGCAAGACTGCGGAGATGGTCAAAGCCATCAACGAGATCATTCCATTGGCACAGGGCACTATGACCGGCCTGGCCATCCGCTATGCTATGAATGTAGCCTTCTCTGCCGAACAAGGCGCCCGTCCCAACGTTCCCCATGTAGCCGTTATCGTGACAGACGGTCGCCCTCAGGACCGTGTGGCTGAAGTGGCGGCAGCTGCAAGGGAGTCTGGGATTGAGATCTATGCCATTGGTGTCGCCAGGGCTGATATGACCTCACTGCGAGCTATGGCTTCTCCACCATTTGAGGATCACGTCTTCCTGGTGGAAAGTTTTGACCTCATTCACCAGTTTGGGCTTCAATTTCAAGACAAGCTTTGTG GGATGGACTTATGTCTAGAATCAGATCACGGTTGTGAACACATCTGTGAGAGCTCGCCTGGCTCCTACCACTGTCTCTGTCTGCCTGGATACACACTCCACGAGGACGGCAAGACCTGCACAC CCATTGATCTTTGTGCTGAAGGGAAGCATGATTGTGAGCAGATCTGTATCGCTTCACCCGGGTCATTCACATGCGACTGTAACACAGGATACACACTCAACGATGACAAGAGAACCTGCAAAA TGATCGACTACTGCTCATTTGGGAATGATAGCTGTGAgcacgagtgtgtgagtgtgctcaACGGCTTTAACTGTCGCTGTGACGAAGGATACTCACTCAACGATGACCTGAAAACCTGCACAA TGATCGACTACTGTTCTTTTGGGAATGATAGCTGTGAGCACGAAtgtgtgagcgtgcttcagagcTTTTATTGCCAGTGCCGTGAAGGATACACACTCAATGAGGATGAAACAACGTGCACAA TGATCGATTACTGTTCATTTGGGAATGACAGCTGTGAgcacgagtgtgtgagtgtgctcaATGGCTTTAACTGCCGCTGTAATGAAGGATACTCACTCAACGATGACATGAAGACCTGTACAA TGATCGATTATTGCTCATTTGGGAATGATAGCTGCGAGCACGAGTGTGTGAGTGTCCTGAAAGGCTTTCACTGCCAGTGTAATGATGGATACACACTCAACGATGACAAGAAGACCTGCACAA TGATTGATTACTGCTCATTTGGGAATGATAgctgtgagcatgagtgtgtgagtgtcctGAAAGGCTTTTACTGCCGTTGTAAGGATGGATACACTCTTAATGACGACAAGAAGACCTGCACAA TGATTGATTACTGTTCATTTGGGAATCACAGCTGTGATCATCACTGTGTTAGTGTGCTCAATGGCTTCTACTGTCGCTGCGATGAGGGATACACTCTTCAGGAGGATAGAAAGACCTGCCAGT CGGATAACTTGTGTAACACAGTGGAACATGGTTGTGAATACCAGTGTGTGAGCACTCCAGGATCTTACCACTGCATATGTCTCGAGGGCCATGTGCTACAGGACGACGGCAAGACCTGCGGAA CCTGTCGATCTTCCAACATCGACCTGGTTCTCCTCATCGACGGTTCCAAGAGCGTGCGGCCGCAGAATTTCGAGCTTGTCAAGCAGTTTGTTAACCAGGTGGTGGATCAGCTGGACGTCTCCCCTAAAGGAACACGCGTGGGTCTCGTCCAGTACTCAAGCAGAGTGCGTACAGAGTTTCCGCTTAGCATGTTTCAGACAAAAGAAGAGATCAAAAAGGCTGTAATGAATGTGGAGTACATGGAGAAGGGGACCATGACGGGTTTGGCTCTCAAACACATGGTGGAGAACAGCTTCTCCGAGGCTGATGGAGCCCGTCCTGCTGAGAAGAACATCCCACGGGTCGGCCTGGTCTTTACTGACGGACGATCACAGGATGATATTCAAGACTGGGCTAAGAAGGCCAAGGAAGCAG GTATCACCATGTACGCTGTTGGTGTGGGTAAAGCCGTGGAGGATGAGCTGAGAGAGATTGCCTCTGAGCCTGTGGAAAAACACTTCTTCTACAGCGCCGACTTCACTGCCATCAGCCAGATCGCTGAGAACCTCAAACTCAATGTCTGTCCAG cTGAGAGTCAAGGTGAGATCGAGGTGAAGGACCCCTGTGCTTGTGAAAGTCTTGTGGAGTTCCAGCAGGTTACGATGTCCACCCTAGACCAGCTCAACCAGAAAC TGTCAGCTATGACCAAGCGACTGGAAGTTCTGGAGAGCCAGTTGCTCACTAGAAAATGA
- the LOC113050219 gene encoding matrilin-4-like isoform X3, with protein sequence MIRALVYIGVLIAIMAVTEARPNSAEPKCKSGPVDLVFIIDGSRSVRPHEFETMRKFMIDIIHEMDIGLEATRVGVVQYSSQVQNVFSLKAFSKTAEMVKAINEIIPLAQGTMTGLAIRYAMNVAFSAEQGARPNVPHVAVIVTDGRPQDRVAEVAAAARESGIEIYAIGVARADMTSLRAMASPPFEDHVFLVESFDLIHQFGLQFQDKLCGMDLCLESDHGCEHICESSPGSYHCLCLPGYTLHEDGKTCTPIDLCAEGKHDCEQICIASPGSFTCDCNTGYTLNDDKRTCKMIDYCSFGNDSCEHECVSVLNGFNCRCDEGYSLNDDLKTCTMIDYCSFGNDSCEHECVSVLQSFYCQCREGYTLNEDETTCTMIDYCSFGNDSCEHECVSVLNGFNCRCNEGYSLNDDMKTCTMIDYCSFGNDSCEHECVSVLKGFHCQCNDGYTLNDDKKTCTMIDYCLFGNDSCEHECVSVLKGFHCRCNDGYTLNDDKKTCTMIDYCSFGNDSCEHECVSVLKGFNCQCNEGYSLNDDLKTCTMIDYCSFGNDSCEHECVSVLKGFYCRCKDGYTLNDDKKTCTMIDYCSFGNHSCDHHCVSVLNGFYCRCDEGYTLQEDRKTCQSDNLCNTVEHGCEYQCVSTPGSYHCICLEGHVLQDDGKTCGTCRSSNIDLVLLIDGSKSVRPQNFELVKQFVNQVVDQLDVSPKGTRVGLVQYSSRVRTEFPLSMFQTKEEIKKAVMNVEYMEKGTMTGLALKHMVENSFSEADGARPAEKNIPRVGLVFTDGRSQDDIQDWAKKAKEAGITMYAVGVGKAVEDELREIASEPVEKHFFYSADFTAISQIAENLKLNVCPAESQGEIEVKDPCACESLVEFQQVTMSTLDQLNQKLSAMTKRLEVLESQLLTRK encoded by the exons ATGATACGTGCGTTGGTGTACATTGGTGTGCTGATAGCCATAATGGCTGTGACAGAAGCAAGGCCTAACTCAG CTGAACCAAAGTGTAAATCAGGACCGGTCGACCTTGTGTTTATCATTGATGGCTCCCGCAGCGTTCGTCCCCATGAGTTTGAGACAATGCGCAAGTTCATGATAGACATCATCCATGAGATGGACATTGGCCTGGAAGCTACAAGAGTTGGTGTGGTCCAATACTCCAGTCAAGTCCAGAATGTGTTCTCCCTCAAAGCCTTCAGCAAGACTGCGGAGATGGTCAAAGCCATCAACGAGATCATTCCATTGGCACAGGGCACTATGACCGGCCTGGCCATCCGCTATGCTATGAATGTAGCCTTCTCTGCCGAACAAGGCGCCCGTCCCAACGTTCCCCATGTAGCCGTTATCGTGACAGACGGTCGCCCTCAGGACCGTGTGGCTGAAGTGGCGGCAGCTGCAAGGGAGTCTGGGATTGAGATCTATGCCATTGGTGTCGCCAGGGCTGATATGACCTCACTGCGAGCTATGGCTTCTCCACCATTTGAGGATCACGTCTTCCTGGTGGAAAGTTTTGACCTCATTCACCAGTTTGGGCTTCAATTTCAAGACAAGCTTTGTG GGATGGACTTATGTCTAGAATCAGATCACGGTTGTGAACACATCTGTGAGAGCTCGCCTGGCTCCTACCACTGTCTCTGTCTGCCTGGATACACACTCCACGAGGACGGCAAGACCTGCACAC CCATTGATCTTTGTGCTGAAGGGAAGCATGATTGTGAGCAGATCTGTATCGCTTCACCCGGGTCATTCACATGCGACTGTAACACAGGATACACACTCAACGATGACAAGAGAACCTGCAAAA TGATCGACTACTGCTCATTTGGGAATGATAGCTGTGAgcacgagtgtgtgagtgtgctcaACGGCTTTAACTGTCGCTGTGACGAAGGATACTCACTCAACGATGACCTGAAAACCTGCACAA TGATCGACTACTGTTCTTTTGGGAATGATAGCTGTGAGCACGAAtgtgtgagcgtgcttcagagcTTTTATTGCCAGTGCCGTGAAGGATACACACTCAATGAGGATGAAACAACGTGCACAA TGATCGATTACTGTTCATTTGGGAATGACAGCTGTGAgcacgagtgtgtgagtgtgctcaATGGCTTTAACTGCCGCTGTAATGAAGGATACTCACTCAACGATGACATGAAGACCTGTACAA TGATCGATTATTGCTCATTTGGGAATGATAGCTGCGAGCACGAGTGTGTGAGTGTCCTGAAAGGCTTTCACTGCCAGTGTAATGATGGATACACACTCAACGATGACAAGAAGACCTGCACAA TGATCGACTACTGCTTATTTGGGAACGATAGCTGTGAGCACGAGTGTGTGAGTGTCCTGAAAGGCTTTCACTGCCGCTGTAATGATGGATACACACTCAACGATGACAAGAAGACCTGCACAA TGATCGACTACTGTTCATTTGGGAATGATAGCTGCGAgcacgagtgtgtgagtgtgctcaAAGGCTTTAACTGCCAGTGTAATGAAGGATACTCGCTAAATGATGACCTGAAGACCTGCACAA TGATTGATTACTGCTCATTTGGGAATGATAgctgtgagcatgagtgtgtgagtgtcctGAAAGGCTTTTACTGCCGTTGTAAGGATGGATACACTCTTAATGACGACAAGAAGACCTGCACAA TGATTGATTACTGTTCATTTGGGAATCACAGCTGTGATCATCACTGTGTTAGTGTGCTCAATGGCTTCTACTGTCGCTGCGATGAGGGATACACTCTTCAGGAGGATAGAAAGACCTGCCAGT CGGATAACTTGTGTAACACAGTGGAACATGGTTGTGAATACCAGTGTGTGAGCACTCCAGGATCTTACCACTGCATATGTCTCGAGGGCCATGTGCTACAGGACGACGGCAAGACCTGCGGAA CCTGTCGATCTTCCAACATCGACCTGGTTCTCCTCATCGACGGTTCCAAGAGCGTGCGGCCGCAGAATTTCGAGCTTGTCAAGCAGTTTGTTAACCAGGTGGTGGATCAGCTGGACGTCTCCCCTAAAGGAACACGCGTGGGTCTCGTCCAGTACTCAAGCAGAGTGCGTACAGAGTTTCCGCTTAGCATGTTTCAGACAAAAGAAGAGATCAAAAAGGCTGTAATGAATGTGGAGTACATGGAGAAGGGGACCATGACGGGTTTGGCTCTCAAACACATGGTGGAGAACAGCTTCTCCGAGGCTGATGGAGCCCGTCCTGCTGAGAAGAACATCCCACGGGTCGGCCTGGTCTTTACTGACGGACGATCACAGGATGATATTCAAGACTGGGCTAAGAAGGCCAAGGAAGCAG GTATCACCATGTACGCTGTTGGTGTGGGTAAAGCCGTGGAGGATGAGCTGAGAGAGATTGCCTCTGAGCCTGTGGAAAAACACTTCTTCTACAGCGCCGACTTCACTGCCATCAGCCAGATCGCTGAGAACCTCAAACTCAATGTCTGTCCAG cTGAGAGTCAAGGTGAGATCGAGGTGAAGGACCCCTGTGCTTGTGAAAGTCTTGTGGAGTTCCAGCAGGTTACGATGTCCACCCTAGACCAGCTCAACCAGAAAC TGTCAGCTATGACCAAGCGACTGGAAGTTCTGGAGAGCCAGTTGCTCACTAGAAAATGA
- the LOC113050219 gene encoding matrilin-4-like isoform X8, translating to MIRALVYIGVLIAIMAVTEARPNSAEPKCKSGPVDLVFIIDGSRSVRPHEFETMRKFMIDIIHEMDIGLEATRVGVVQYSSQVQNVFSLKAFSKTAEMVKAINEIIPLAQGTMTGLAIRYAMNVAFSAEQGARPNVPHVAVIVTDGRPQDRVAEVAAAARESGIEIYAIGVARADMTSLRAMASPPFEDHVFLVESFDLIHQFGLQFQDKLCGMDLCLESDHGCEHICESSPGSYHCLCLPGYTLHEDGKTCTPIDLCAEGKHDCEQICIASPGSFTCDCNTGYTLNDDKRTCKMIDYCSFGNDSCEHECVSVLNGFNCRCDEGYSLNDDLKTCTMIDYCSFGNDSCEHECVSVLQSFYCQCREGYTLNEDETTCTMIDYCSFGNDSCEHECVSVLKGFNCQCNEGYSLNDDLKTCTMIDYCSFGNDSCEHECVSVLKGFYCRCKDGYTLNDDKKTCTMIDYCSFGNHSCDHHCVSVLNGFYCRCDEGYTLQEDRKTCQSDNLCNTVEHGCEYQCVSTPGSYHCICLEGHVLQDDGKTCGTCRSSNIDLVLLIDGSKSVRPQNFELVKQFVNQVVDQLDVSPKGTRVGLVQYSSRVRTEFPLSMFQTKEEIKKAVMNVEYMEKGTMTGLALKHMVENSFSEADGARPAEKNIPRVGLVFTDGRSQDDIQDWAKKAKEAGITMYAVGVGKAVEDELREIASEPVEKHFFYSADFTAISQIAENLKLNVCPAESQGEIEVKDPCACESLVEFQQVTMSTLDQLNQKLSAMTKRLEVLESQLLTRK from the exons ATGATACGTGCGTTGGTGTACATTGGTGTGCTGATAGCCATAATGGCTGTGACAGAAGCAAGGCCTAACTCAG CTGAACCAAAGTGTAAATCAGGACCGGTCGACCTTGTGTTTATCATTGATGGCTCCCGCAGCGTTCGTCCCCATGAGTTTGAGACAATGCGCAAGTTCATGATAGACATCATCCATGAGATGGACATTGGCCTGGAAGCTACAAGAGTTGGTGTGGTCCAATACTCCAGTCAAGTCCAGAATGTGTTCTCCCTCAAAGCCTTCAGCAAGACTGCGGAGATGGTCAAAGCCATCAACGAGATCATTCCATTGGCACAGGGCACTATGACCGGCCTGGCCATCCGCTATGCTATGAATGTAGCCTTCTCTGCCGAACAAGGCGCCCGTCCCAACGTTCCCCATGTAGCCGTTATCGTGACAGACGGTCGCCCTCAGGACCGTGTGGCTGAAGTGGCGGCAGCTGCAAGGGAGTCTGGGATTGAGATCTATGCCATTGGTGTCGCCAGGGCTGATATGACCTCACTGCGAGCTATGGCTTCTCCACCATTTGAGGATCACGTCTTCCTGGTGGAAAGTTTTGACCTCATTCACCAGTTTGGGCTTCAATTTCAAGACAAGCTTTGTG GGATGGACTTATGTCTAGAATCAGATCACGGTTGTGAACACATCTGTGAGAGCTCGCCTGGCTCCTACCACTGTCTCTGTCTGCCTGGATACACACTCCACGAGGACGGCAAGACCTGCACAC CCATTGATCTTTGTGCTGAAGGGAAGCATGATTGTGAGCAGATCTGTATCGCTTCACCCGGGTCATTCACATGCGACTGTAACACAGGATACACACTCAACGATGACAAGAGAACCTGCAAAA TGATCGACTACTGCTCATTTGGGAATGATAGCTGTGAgcacgagtgtgtgagtgtgctcaACGGCTTTAACTGTCGCTGTGACGAAGGATACTCACTCAACGATGACCTGAAAACCTGCACAA TGATCGACTACTGTTCTTTTGGGAATGATAGCTGTGAGCACGAAtgtgtgagcgtgcttcagagcTTTTATTGCCAGTGCCGTGAAGGATACACACTCAATGAGGATGAAACAACGTGCACAA TGATCGACTACTGTTCATTTGGGAATGATAGCTGCGAgcacgagtgtgtgagtgtgctcaAAGGCTTTAACTGCCAGTGTAATGAAGGATACTCGCTAAATGATGACCTGAAGACCTGCACAA TGATTGATTACTGCTCATTTGGGAATGATAgctgtgagcatgagtgtgtgagtgtcctGAAAGGCTTTTACTGCCGTTGTAAGGATGGATACACTCTTAATGACGACAAGAAGACCTGCACAA TGATTGATTACTGTTCATTTGGGAATCACAGCTGTGATCATCACTGTGTTAGTGTGCTCAATGGCTTCTACTGTCGCTGCGATGAGGGATACACTCTTCAGGAGGATAGAAAGACCTGCCAGT CGGATAACTTGTGTAACACAGTGGAACATGGTTGTGAATACCAGTGTGTGAGCACTCCAGGATCTTACCACTGCATATGTCTCGAGGGCCATGTGCTACAGGACGACGGCAAGACCTGCGGAA CCTGTCGATCTTCCAACATCGACCTGGTTCTCCTCATCGACGGTTCCAAGAGCGTGCGGCCGCAGAATTTCGAGCTTGTCAAGCAGTTTGTTAACCAGGTGGTGGATCAGCTGGACGTCTCCCCTAAAGGAACACGCGTGGGTCTCGTCCAGTACTCAAGCAGAGTGCGTACAGAGTTTCCGCTTAGCATGTTTCAGACAAAAGAAGAGATCAAAAAGGCTGTAATGAATGTGGAGTACATGGAGAAGGGGACCATGACGGGTTTGGCTCTCAAACACATGGTGGAGAACAGCTTCTCCGAGGCTGATGGAGCCCGTCCTGCTGAGAAGAACATCCCACGGGTCGGCCTGGTCTTTACTGACGGACGATCACAGGATGATATTCAAGACTGGGCTAAGAAGGCCAAGGAAGCAG GTATCACCATGTACGCTGTTGGTGTGGGTAAAGCCGTGGAGGATGAGCTGAGAGAGATTGCCTCTGAGCCTGTGGAAAAACACTTCTTCTACAGCGCCGACTTCACTGCCATCAGCCAGATCGCTGAGAACCTCAAACTCAATGTCTGTCCAG cTGAGAGTCAAGGTGAGATCGAGGTGAAGGACCCCTGTGCTTGTGAAAGTCTTGTGGAGTTCCAGCAGGTTACGATGTCCACCCTAGACCAGCTCAACCAGAAAC TGTCAGCTATGACCAAGCGACTGGAAGTTCTGGAGAGCCAGTTGCTCACTAGAAAATGA
- the LOC113050219 gene encoding matrilin-4-like isoform X5 gives MIRALVYIGVLIAIMAVTEARPNSAEPKCKSGPVDLVFIIDGSRSVRPHEFETMRKFMIDIIHEMDIGLEATRVGVVQYSSQVQNVFSLKAFSKTAEMVKAINEIIPLAQGTMTGLAIRYAMNVAFSAEQGARPNVPHVAVIVTDGRPQDRVAEVAAAARESGIEIYAIGVARADMTSLRAMASPPFEDHVFLVESFDLIHQFGLQFQDKLCGMDLCLESDHGCEHICESSPGSYHCLCLPGYTLHEDGKTCTPIDLCAEGKHDCEQICIASPGSFTCDCNTGYTLNDDKRTCKMIDYCSFGNDSCEHECVSVLNGFNCRCDEGYSLNDDLKTCTMIDYCSFGNDSCEHECVSVLQSFYCQCREGYTLNEDETTCTMIDYCSFGNDSCEHECVSVLNGFNCRCNEGYSLNDDMKTCTMIDYCSFGNDSCEHECVSVLKGFHCQCNDGYTLNDDKKTCTMIDYCSFGNDSCEHECVSVLKGFNCQCNEGYSLNDDLKTCTMIDYCSFGNDSCEHECVSVLKGFYCRCKDGYTLNDDKKTCTMIDYCSFGNHSCDHHCVSVLNGFYCRCDEGYTLQEDRKTCQSDNLCNTVEHGCEYQCVSTPGSYHCICLEGHVLQDDGKTCGTCRSSNIDLVLLIDGSKSVRPQNFELVKQFVNQVVDQLDVSPKGTRVGLVQYSSRVRTEFPLSMFQTKEEIKKAVMNVEYMEKGTMTGLALKHMVENSFSEADGARPAEKNIPRVGLVFTDGRSQDDIQDWAKKAKEAGITMYAVGVGKAVEDELREIASEPVEKHFFYSADFTAISQIAENLKLNVCPAESQGEIEVKDPCACESLVEFQQVTMSTLDQLNQKLSAMTKRLEVLESQLLTRK, from the exons ATGATACGTGCGTTGGTGTACATTGGTGTGCTGATAGCCATAATGGCTGTGACAGAAGCAAGGCCTAACTCAG CTGAACCAAAGTGTAAATCAGGACCGGTCGACCTTGTGTTTATCATTGATGGCTCCCGCAGCGTTCGTCCCCATGAGTTTGAGACAATGCGCAAGTTCATGATAGACATCATCCATGAGATGGACATTGGCCTGGAAGCTACAAGAGTTGGTGTGGTCCAATACTCCAGTCAAGTCCAGAATGTGTTCTCCCTCAAAGCCTTCAGCAAGACTGCGGAGATGGTCAAAGCCATCAACGAGATCATTCCATTGGCACAGGGCACTATGACCGGCCTGGCCATCCGCTATGCTATGAATGTAGCCTTCTCTGCCGAACAAGGCGCCCGTCCCAACGTTCCCCATGTAGCCGTTATCGTGACAGACGGTCGCCCTCAGGACCGTGTGGCTGAAGTGGCGGCAGCTGCAAGGGAGTCTGGGATTGAGATCTATGCCATTGGTGTCGCCAGGGCTGATATGACCTCACTGCGAGCTATGGCTTCTCCACCATTTGAGGATCACGTCTTCCTGGTGGAAAGTTTTGACCTCATTCACCAGTTTGGGCTTCAATTTCAAGACAAGCTTTGTG GGATGGACTTATGTCTAGAATCAGATCACGGTTGTGAACACATCTGTGAGAGCTCGCCTGGCTCCTACCACTGTCTCTGTCTGCCTGGATACACACTCCACGAGGACGGCAAGACCTGCACAC CCATTGATCTTTGTGCTGAAGGGAAGCATGATTGTGAGCAGATCTGTATCGCTTCACCCGGGTCATTCACATGCGACTGTAACACAGGATACACACTCAACGATGACAAGAGAACCTGCAAAA TGATCGACTACTGCTCATTTGGGAATGATAGCTGTGAgcacgagtgtgtgagtgtgctcaACGGCTTTAACTGTCGCTGTGACGAAGGATACTCACTCAACGATGACCTGAAAACCTGCACAA TGATCGACTACTGTTCTTTTGGGAATGATAGCTGTGAGCACGAAtgtgtgagcgtgcttcagagcTTTTATTGCCAGTGCCGTGAAGGATACACACTCAATGAGGATGAAACAACGTGCACAA TGATCGATTACTGTTCATTTGGGAATGACAGCTGTGAgcacgagtgtgtgagtgtgctcaATGGCTTTAACTGCCGCTGTAATGAAGGATACTCACTCAACGATGACATGAAGACCTGTACAA TGATCGATTATTGCTCATTTGGGAATGATAGCTGCGAGCACGAGTGTGTGAGTGTCCTGAAAGGCTTTCACTGCCAGTGTAATGATGGATACACACTCAACGATGACAAGAAGACCTGCACAA TGATCGACTACTGTTCATTTGGGAATGATAGCTGCGAgcacgagtgtgtgagtgtgctcaAAGGCTTTAACTGCCAGTGTAATGAAGGATACTCGCTAAATGATGACCTGAAGACCTGCACAA TGATTGATTACTGCTCATTTGGGAATGATAgctgtgagcatgagtgtgtgagtgtcctGAAAGGCTTTTACTGCCGTTGTAAGGATGGATACACTCTTAATGACGACAAGAAGACCTGCACAA TGATTGATTACTGTTCATTTGGGAATCACAGCTGTGATCATCACTGTGTTAGTGTGCTCAATGGCTTCTACTGTCGCTGCGATGAGGGATACACTCTTCAGGAGGATAGAAAGACCTGCCAGT CGGATAACTTGTGTAACACAGTGGAACATGGTTGTGAATACCAGTGTGTGAGCACTCCAGGATCTTACCACTGCATATGTCTCGAGGGCCATGTGCTACAGGACGACGGCAAGACCTGCGGAA CCTGTCGATCTTCCAACATCGACCTGGTTCTCCTCATCGACGGTTCCAAGAGCGTGCGGCCGCAGAATTTCGAGCTTGTCAAGCAGTTTGTTAACCAGGTGGTGGATCAGCTGGACGTCTCCCCTAAAGGAACACGCGTGGGTCTCGTCCAGTACTCAAGCAGAGTGCGTACAGAGTTTCCGCTTAGCATGTTTCAGACAAAAGAAGAGATCAAAAAGGCTGTAATGAATGTGGAGTACATGGAGAAGGGGACCATGACGGGTTTGGCTCTCAAACACATGGTGGAGAACAGCTTCTCCGAGGCTGATGGAGCCCGTCCTGCTGAGAAGAACATCCCACGGGTCGGCCTGGTCTTTACTGACGGACGATCACAGGATGATATTCAAGACTGGGCTAAGAAGGCCAAGGAAGCAG GTATCACCATGTACGCTGTTGGTGTGGGTAAAGCCGTGGAGGATGAGCTGAGAGAGATTGCCTCTGAGCCTGTGGAAAAACACTTCTTCTACAGCGCCGACTTCACTGCCATCAGCCAGATCGCTGAGAACCTCAAACTCAATGTCTGTCCAG cTGAGAGTCAAGGTGAGATCGAGGTGAAGGACCCCTGTGCTTGTGAAAGTCTTGTGGAGTTCCAGCAGGTTACGATGTCCACCCTAGACCAGCTCAACCAGAAAC TGTCAGCTATGACCAAGCGACTGGAAGTTCTGGAGAGCCAGTTGCTCACTAGAAAATGA